From Burkholderia sp. WP9, a single genomic window includes:
- the ahpC gene encoding alkyl hydroperoxide reductase subunit C: MPIINSQVKPFKAQAYHNGDFVTVTEESLKGKWSVFVFYPADFTFVCPTELGDLADRYAEFQKLGVEIYSVSTDTHFTHKAWHDTSDTIQKIKYPMLADPTLAISRNFDVLIEEEGLALRGTFVINPEGEIKLSEVHDNGIGRDAGELLRKVQAAQYVAAHPGEVCPAKWTPGAETLTPSLDLIGKI; the protein is encoded by the coding sequence ATGCCGATCATCAATAGTCAAGTCAAACCGTTCAAGGCACAGGCTTATCACAACGGCGATTTCGTGACCGTCACTGAAGAAAGCCTGAAGGGCAAGTGGTCGGTTTTCGTTTTCTACCCGGCCGACTTCACGTTTGTTTGCCCGACCGAACTGGGTGACCTGGCCGATCGCTACGCCGAATTCCAGAAGCTCGGCGTGGAAATCTACAGCGTGTCGACCGATACGCACTTCACGCACAAGGCATGGCACGACACGTCGGACACGATCCAGAAGATCAAGTACCCGATGCTGGCTGACCCGACGCTCGCAATTTCGCGCAACTTCGACGTGCTGATCGAAGAAGAAGGCCTGGCACTGCGCGGCACGTTCGTGATCAACCCGGAAGGCGAGATCAAGCTGAGCGAAGTGCACGACAACGGCATTGGCCGTGACGCCGGCGAACTGCTGCGCAAGGTGCAAGCTGCGCAATACGTCGCGGCTCACCCGGGTGAAGTGTGCCCCGCCAAGTGGACGCCGGGCGCAGAAACGCTGACCCCGTCGCTCGACCTGATCGGCAAGATCTAA
- a CDS encoding MFS transporter — protein MSGTDTRNAHVGWLPYIVAATFFMEYLDTTVIATALPQMAHSFGVGPNSLSLGMTAYMLALAIFIPASGWVADRCGSRTVFFSAIGIFTVASVLCGLSQNVVEFTAARLLQGMGGAMMVPVGRLIVVRSTEKSRMMQAISTITWPAIAAPVVGPPIGGFITTYASWRWIFLLNVPFGLAAMAIALALVPNLRGTERKPLDVVGLLLSGATLTAILYGAELASQPGENPWVAGAIILGGLLMGVVAFQHAKRHPHPLVDVSTLKIPTFSVTVVTGSFTRIGIGAVPYLMPLLFQVGFGLSAFKSGLLLLASALGNLGMKALTTRILQRYGFRMVSIVDVTVAGVFIIACGLLTPNVPLVLVLFVVFVYGVARSMQFSTLATLAYADVAQPQMSAASTLWSAAAQMTIGLGIAFGAVSLRAAAFFNGETTGRLFTLDDFRLAFLFAGVVTLVSVTGYMGLARNAGQSIGGGSRGSEDPAKG, from the coding sequence ATGAGCGGCACGGATACGCGCAACGCGCATGTCGGCTGGCTGCCCTATATCGTCGCCGCCACCTTCTTCATGGAGTACCTCGACACCACCGTGATCGCCACTGCGCTGCCGCAGATGGCGCACTCGTTCGGCGTGGGTCCCAACAGTCTCAGTCTCGGCATGACCGCCTACATGCTGGCGCTGGCGATCTTCATTCCGGCAAGCGGCTGGGTCGCCGACCGCTGCGGCTCACGCACGGTGTTCTTCAGCGCGATCGGCATATTCACCGTGGCCTCCGTGTTGTGCGGTCTCTCGCAGAACGTCGTGGAGTTTACCGCCGCGCGTCTGCTGCAAGGCATGGGCGGCGCGATGATGGTGCCGGTGGGCCGCCTGATCGTGGTCCGCAGCACCGAAAAAAGCCGCATGATGCAGGCGATTTCCACCATTACATGGCCGGCAATTGCAGCTCCCGTGGTCGGGCCGCCGATTGGCGGCTTCATCACCACCTACGCGTCGTGGCGCTGGATTTTCCTGCTCAACGTGCCGTTCGGCCTCGCGGCCATGGCGATCGCGCTCGCGCTGGTGCCGAACCTGCGCGGCACCGAACGCAAGCCGCTCGACGTGGTCGGCCTGCTCCTGAGCGGCGCAACGCTGACGGCGATTCTCTATGGCGCGGAACTGGCGAGCCAGCCCGGCGAGAATCCGTGGGTCGCCGGCGCGATCATCCTCGGTGGCCTGCTGATGGGCGTGGTGGCGTTCCAGCACGCGAAACGTCATCCCCATCCGCTCGTCGATGTCTCGACGCTGAAGATCCCGACCTTCTCCGTGACCGTCGTGACGGGGTCGTTCACGCGCATCGGCATCGGCGCGGTGCCTTATCTGATGCCGCTGCTCTTCCAGGTCGGCTTTGGCTTGTCGGCGTTCAAGTCGGGGCTGTTGCTGCTCGCGAGCGCGCTCGGCAATCTCGGCATGAAGGCGCTGACCACGCGCATCCTGCAGCGTTACGGTTTCCGCATGGTGTCGATCGTCGACGTGACGGTGGCCGGTGTGTTCATCATCGCGTGCGGGTTGCTGACGCCGAACGTGCCGCTCGTGCTGGTGCTGTTCGTCGTATTCGTCTACGGCGTGGCGCGTTCGATGCAGTTCTCGACACTCGCCACGCTGGCCTACGCTGACGTCGCCCAACCGCAGATGAGCGCGGCCAGCACGCTATGGAGCGCGGCGGCGCAGATGACGATCGGCCTCGGCATCGCATTCGGCGCCGTGTCGTTGCGCGCGGCGGCCTTCTTCAACGGCGAGACCACGGGCCGCCTGTTCACACTCGACGATTTTCGCCTCGCGTTCCTGTTCGCGGGCGTGGTGACACTGGTATCCGTGACCGGTTACATGGGTCTCGCACGAAATGCCGGCCAGAGCATAGGCGGCGGGTCGCGCGGCAGCGAGGATCCGGCGAAAGGTTGA
- the ahpF gene encoding alkyl hydroperoxide reductase subunit F, producing the protein MLDANLKTQLKTYLEKVSRPIEIVASVDDSAKSQELLALLNDIATVSERVTVIERRGDTERKPSFSIGEPGTETGIRFAGIPMGHEFTSLVLALLQVGGHPVKLEDAVIEQIRNLDGDYQFETYFSLSCQNCPEVVQALNVMALINPRIRHVAIDGALFQNEVEARQIMAVPTMFMNGEVFGQGRSGVKEILAKLDTNAGARAAKELEKKPVFDTLIVGGGPAGAAAAIYSARKGIATGVVAERFGGQVLDTLAIENFVSVTETEGPKFATALEQHVKSYEVDIMDVQRAEALIPGRINEVRLANGAVLKAKTIILATGARWREINVPGEREYRNHGVAYCPHCDGPLFKGKRVAVIGGGNSGVEAAIDLAGIVREVTLFEFGATLRADEVLQRKLRSLANVTIVTQAQTTEITGDGKKVNGLVYKDLRSGEVKQVELEGVFVQIGLVPNTEWLKGTVELSKHGEIVVDARGATSVPGVFAAGDVTTVPFKQIVIAVGEGAKASLSAFDYLIRNSEEVEVASEAEAEVAA; encoded by the coding sequence ATGCTTGATGCCAATCTCAAGACTCAGTTGAAAACGTACCTCGAAAAGGTTAGCAGGCCTATCGAGATCGTCGCATCGGTCGACGACAGCGCAAAATCGCAAGAGCTGCTGGCATTGCTGAACGATATCGCGACGGTGTCGGAACGCGTCACGGTGATCGAGCGTCGTGGCGACACCGAACGCAAGCCGTCGTTTTCGATCGGCGAGCCGGGCACGGAAACGGGCATCCGTTTCGCCGGTATTCCGATGGGGCATGAATTCACGTCGCTCGTCCTCGCGCTGTTGCAGGTCGGCGGCCATCCGGTCAAACTCGAAGACGCCGTGATCGAACAGATCCGCAATCTCGACGGCGACTATCAATTCGAAACGTATTTTTCGCTGTCATGCCAGAACTGCCCGGAAGTCGTCCAGGCACTGAACGTGATGGCGCTGATCAACCCGCGCATCCGCCACGTGGCGATCGACGGCGCCCTGTTCCAGAACGAAGTCGAAGCGCGCCAGATCATGGCGGTACCGACCATGTTCATGAACGGCGAAGTGTTCGGCCAGGGGCGCAGCGGCGTGAAGGAAATTCTCGCGAAGCTCGACACCAACGCCGGTGCGCGTGCCGCGAAGGAACTGGAAAAGAAGCCGGTGTTCGACACGCTGATCGTCGGCGGCGGGCCCGCGGGCGCGGCTGCGGCCATCTACTCGGCGCGCAAGGGTATTGCGACGGGCGTGGTGGCGGAGCGCTTCGGCGGCCAGGTGCTGGATACGCTGGCTATTGAAAACTTCGTCTCCGTGACGGAAACCGAAGGGCCGAAGTTCGCCACGGCGCTCGAACAGCACGTGAAGAGTTACGAAGTCGACATCATGGACGTGCAGCGCGCTGAAGCGCTGATCCCCGGCCGCATCAACGAAGTGCGTCTCGCGAATGGCGCGGTGCTGAAGGCGAAGACGATCATTCTGGCAACCGGCGCGCGTTGGCGCGAAATCAACGTGCCGGGCGAGCGCGAGTACCGCAATCATGGCGTGGCGTACTGCCCGCACTGCGATGGTCCGCTGTTCAAGGGCAAGCGTGTTGCGGTGATCGGTGGCGGCAATTCGGGCGTCGAAGCGGCAATCGACCTCGCGGGTATCGTGCGTGAAGTGACGCTGTTCGAGTTCGGCGCCACGTTGCGTGCCGACGAAGTGCTGCAACGCAAGTTGCGCAGTCTCGCGAACGTGACCATTGTCACGCAGGCACAGACCACGGAAATCACCGGCGACGGCAAGAAGGTCAACGGTCTGGTCTATAAGGATCTGCGTTCGGGCGAAGTGAAGCAGGTCGAACTGGAAGGCGTGTTCGTACAGATCGGTCTCGTGCCGAATACCGAATGGCTCAAGGGTACGGTCGAATTGTCGAAGCACGGCGAGATCGTCGTCGATGCACGCGGCGCAACCTCAGTGCCGGGCGTGTTCGCCGCGGGCGACGTGACCACGGTGCCGTTCAAGCAGATCGTGATCGCCGTGGGCGAGGGCGCAAAGGCATCGCTCTCGGCATTCGATTACCTGATCCGCAATAGCGAAGAAGTGGAAGTGGCTAGTGAGGCTGAGGCCGAAGTAGCGGCTTGA
- the prpR gene encoding propionate catabolism operon regulatory protein PrpR: MERFRKERSAAVSTFPSSLANADPGRPGVALVSISRLQSLCETVAPRYAGRAKFFSVREGYGAAVTALQAYVDAGSVDVVLAAGSNGAYLRDNLNVPVVMVKVNGFDVLSAITRATTSWPNAQIGLVLHETISHELADLSAWLKVGLKQRAYRSIDEVRLAVDNLAAEGCSVIIGPGMACDLAQQAGLASVFLYSLGAVEEAFERSVELARVSRQKESKRVRLNTIVAHLRDGVAAFDDAGQVEAVNPAMLDLLGIDRERDVSAQVERAVGPLLRETLDHDLPIEERIEQIGARALIVNCVPIVEQGVRSGSVVTLQDALVAQRIDRSLRTSQRPKHLVARHQLDDLIGDSAALGRVRRLARAGAAHDATVLLTGESGTGKELVAQGIHNASRRRGNPFVAFNCAALPEGLIESELFGHEEGAFTGARRGGKPGLFEIAHTGTIFLDEIGEMPAALQSRLLRVLQEREVMKLGSGRATPVDVRVIAATHRDLHALVEQGGFRADLYFRLNLLQIELPPLRERREDVPQLARHLLSRSALQYGLSEAAVERVLAFLAPLFARYAWPGNVRELENLLTRAAIYPGGAAGEAGEDWQAVFPEFGRMEQATAGKASISVSGISGPNGSNTTAEAARARSNPTREDVLDALEKAGGNRAAASRALGIGRTTLWRLMKDQSTA; this comes from the coding sequence ATGGAACGTTTCAGAAAAGAACGGAGCGCTGCTGTGTCCACTTTCCCGTCGTCCCTCGCGAATGCCGATCCGGGCCGCCCAGGCGTTGCATTGGTGAGTATCAGCCGGTTGCAGTCGCTTTGCGAGACCGTCGCGCCGCGCTATGCCGGGCGCGCGAAATTCTTTTCGGTTCGGGAAGGCTACGGCGCCGCCGTCACCGCCTTGCAGGCTTACGTGGACGCGGGTTCGGTGGACGTCGTGCTGGCCGCCGGCTCGAACGGCGCGTACCTGCGCGATAACCTGAATGTGCCGGTGGTGATGGTCAAGGTGAACGGCTTCGACGTGCTGAGCGCGATCACCCGCGCCACGACCAGCTGGCCCAACGCGCAGATCGGCCTCGTCCTGCACGAAACGATCTCGCACGAACTGGCCGACCTGAGCGCGTGGTTGAAAGTCGGCCTGAAACAGCGAGCCTACCGTTCGATCGACGAAGTGCGGCTCGCGGTCGACAACCTCGCCGCCGAAGGCTGCAGCGTCATCATCGGACCCGGCATGGCCTGCGATTTAGCCCAGCAGGCCGGCCTCGCGAGCGTGTTCCTGTATTCGCTGGGCGCGGTCGAGGAAGCGTTCGAGCGCTCCGTGGAACTGGCGCGCGTGAGCCGTCAGAAGGAATCTAAACGCGTGCGCCTGAATACGATCGTCGCGCATCTGCGCGACGGCGTCGCCGCTTTCGACGACGCCGGCCAGGTCGAGGCCGTCAACCCGGCCATGCTCGATCTGCTCGGCATCGACCGCGAGCGGGACGTGTCCGCGCAAGTGGAGCGCGCCGTCGGGCCGCTGTTGCGCGAGACGCTCGACCATGACCTTCCCATCGAGGAGCGTATCGAGCAGATCGGCGCTCGCGCGCTGATCGTCAATTGCGTGCCGATCGTCGAACAGGGCGTGCGCTCCGGTTCCGTGGTGACGCTGCAGGACGCGCTGGTCGCGCAGCGGATCGACCGCTCGCTGCGCACCAGCCAGCGGCCGAAACATCTGGTGGCGCGGCATCAACTGGACGATCTGATCGGCGACTCGGCGGCGCTCGGCCGTGTGCGGCGGCTCGCGCGCGCAGGCGCGGCGCACGACGCGACCGTGCTCCTCACCGGCGAAAGCGGAACCGGCAAGGAACTGGTCGCGCAGGGCATCCATAATGCGAGCCGGCGGCGCGGCAATCCGTTCGTCGCGTTCAATTGCGCGGCGCTGCCCGAAGGGCTGATCGAGAGCGAACTGTTCGGCCATGAGGAAGGCGCGTTTACCGGCGCGCGGCGCGGCGGCAAGCCGGGCCTGTTCGAAATCGCCCATACCGGGACGATTTTCCTCGACGAAATCGGCGAAATGCCGGCGGCGCTGCAAAGCCGTCTGCTGCGGGTTCTGCAGGAGCGCGAGGTGATGAAGCTCGGTTCGGGACGCGCCACGCCGGTCGACGTGCGGGTCATCGCCGCCACGCACCGTGACCTGCACGCGCTGGTCGAGCAGGGCGGATTTCGCGCGGATTTGTATTTTCGTCTGAATCTGCTTCAGATAGAATTGCCGCCGCTACGCGAACGTCGTGAAGACGTCCCGCAACTGGCGCGGCACTTGTTAAGCCGCAGCGCGCTCCAATATGGGTTGTCGGAGGCCGCGGTGGAGCGGGTGCTGGCGTTTCTCGCGCCCCTGTTCGCCCGCTACGCGTGGCCCGGCAACGTCCGGGAGCTGGAAAATCTGCTGACGCGCGCCGCAATCTATCCTGGCGGCGCTGCCGGCGAAGCCGGTGAGGATTGGCAGGCGGTGTTTCCGGAATTCGGACGCATGGAGCAGGCGACGGCCGGCAAGGCGAGCATCAGCGTCTCAGGCATAAGCGGCCCGAACGGCTCGAACACCACCGCCGAAGCCGCCCGGGCCCGCTCGAACCCGACCCGAGAGGACGTTCTGGACGCTCTCGAAAAGGCCGGCGGCAACCGCGCAGCGGCAAGCCGGGCGTTAGGAATCGGCCGCACGACCCTCTGGCGGCTCATGAAAGACCAATCCACGGCGTGA
- a CDS encoding 2OG-Fe(II) oxygenase has protein sequence MPVVDAAWEEWLSSNVARGCSPDSMIDAMVQAGFATDAARLAVHQTFGLNPANSAFAAAAATEAALAKAAPQTYQYDDPPVARGNVIRAYDRDVRVLMRCERPQVIVFGDVLSPDECAEMIERSRHRLKRSTTVNPDTGKEDVIRNRTSEGIWYQRGEDSFIERMDRRISSLMNWPVENGEGLQILHYGTTGEYRPHFDYFPPDQPGSAVHTAQGGQRVATLVIYLNDVPDGGETIFPEAGMSVAAQQGGAVYFRYMNGQRQLDPLTLHGGAPVLAGDKWIMTKWMRERAYG, from the coding sequence ATGCCAGTAGTGGATGCCGCATGGGAAGAGTGGCTGAGCAGCAACGTGGCGCGCGGCTGCAGTCCGGATTCGATGATCGACGCCATGGTGCAGGCCGGTTTCGCCACAGATGCCGCGCGCCTCGCCGTGCACCAAACCTTTGGCCTGAACCCGGCCAATTCCGCCTTTGCCGCGGCCGCCGCGACCGAGGCGGCGCTAGCCAAGGCCGCGCCGCAAACGTACCAGTACGACGATCCGCCCGTTGCGCGCGGCAACGTGATCCGGGCGTACGATCGTGACGTGCGCGTGCTGATGCGCTGCGAGCGGCCACAGGTGATCGTGTTCGGCGACGTGCTGTCGCCGGATGAGTGCGCCGAGATGATCGAACGCTCGCGGCATCGGCTGAAACGGTCCACCACTGTGAATCCGGACACCGGCAAGGAAGACGTGATCCGCAACCGCACCAGCGAAGGCATCTGGTATCAGCGCGGCGAAGATTCGTTTATCGAGCGGATGGACCGGCGCATTTCGAGTCTGATGAACTGGCCGGTCGAAAACGGCGAAGGGTTGCAGATCCTGCATTACGGCACGACCGGCGAATACCGCCCACATTTCGACTACTTTCCGCCGGATCAACCCGGCAGCGCGGTGCATACCGCGCAAGGCGGCCAGCGCGTGGCCACGCTGGTGATCTATCTGAACGACGTACCCGACGGCGGCGAAACGATCTTCCCGGAAGCGGGCATGTCGGTCGCGGCACAGCAGGGCGGCGCGGTGTATTTCCGCTATATGAACGGCCAGCGTCAACTCGATCCGTTGACCTTGCACGGCGGCGCGCCGGTGCTCGCCGGCGACAAATGGATCATGACGAAGTGGATGCGCGAACGTGCTTACGGCTAG
- a CDS encoding oxaloacetate decarboxylase, protein MSTSATRRAAFRAKVNQRQGLLVPGAFNAMSARVIEDAGFEAIYITGAGVTNMSLGLPDLGFIGLAEVADHTARIRDAVALPLIVDADTGFGNALNVRQTVRVLERSGADVIQFEDQIMPKKCGHFAGKEVVSASEMVGKIRAAVDAREDGNLQIMARTDAAAVHGIEDAIERGHRFIEAGADILFIEATESLADIERLPGLFDKPQLINIVIGGKTPVQSREALAKLGYGIVLYANAALQGAVLGMQRALGTLKSNGRLDEDATLVAPFSERQRLVNKPLYDKLDREYAAKD, encoded by the coding sequence ATGAGCACTTCCGCTACCCGCCGCGCCGCCTTCCGCGCCAAAGTCAACCAACGCCAGGGCCTGCTCGTGCCTGGCGCCTTCAACGCGATGAGCGCGCGCGTGATCGAGGACGCCGGTTTCGAGGCGATCTACATTACGGGCGCGGGGGTCACCAATATGTCGCTCGGCCTGCCCGACCTCGGTTTCATCGGCCTTGCTGAAGTGGCCGACCACACGGCGCGAATTCGCGACGCGGTTGCGCTGCCGCTGATCGTCGACGCCGACACCGGCTTCGGCAACGCGCTGAACGTGCGCCAGACGGTGCGCGTGCTCGAGCGTAGCGGCGCCGACGTGATCCAGTTCGAAGACCAGATCATGCCGAAGAAATGCGGCCACTTCGCCGGCAAGGAAGTGGTGAGCGCAAGCGAGATGGTCGGCAAGATTCGCGCAGCCGTGGATGCCCGCGAAGACGGCAATCTGCAGATCATGGCGCGCACGGACGCGGCCGCGGTCCACGGTATCGAGGACGCAATCGAGCGCGGCCATCGTTTCATCGAAGCCGGCGCCGACATTCTGTTTATCGAAGCGACCGAATCGCTCGCCGACATCGAGCGTCTGCCGGGTCTGTTCGACAAGCCGCAACTGATCAATATCGTGATCGGCGGCAAGACGCCGGTGCAATCGCGCGAGGCGCTCGCCAAGCTCGGCTACGGCATCGTGCTGTACGCGAATGCGGCGCTGCAAGGCGCGGTGCTCGGCATGCAGCGCGCGCTCGGCACGCTGAAGAGCAATGGCCGCCTCGACGAGGACGCCACGCTCGTCGCGCCGTTTAGCGAACGTCAGCGGCTCGTCAACAAGCCGCTGTATGACAAGCTGGACCGCGAGTACGCCGCGAAAGACTGA
- a CDS encoding GNAT family N-acetyltransferase — translation MHTHESTISSNKADLEMETVYTFLSQETAWAKGMPRETFERAVAGSLCFGGYIDGRQIAFARLITDEATFAYLCDVFVLPAYRGKGYASALMKHVFASPSLQALRRIMLVTTDAHHVYEPHGFRAPANPERYMELHNPDVYKTA, via the coding sequence GTGCACACACACGAGTCGACGATTTCGAGCAACAAGGCCGATCTCGAGATGGAAACGGTCTACACGTTCCTGTCGCAGGAAACCGCGTGGGCCAAGGGCATGCCGCGCGAAACATTCGAGCGGGCTGTCGCGGGCTCGCTATGTTTCGGCGGCTATATCGACGGCCGGCAGATCGCGTTCGCGCGCCTGATTACGGACGAAGCGACCTTCGCGTATCTGTGCGATGTCTTCGTGCTGCCGGCCTATCGCGGCAAGGGATATGCGTCCGCATTGATGAAGCACGTATTCGCGAGCCCCTCGCTCCAGGCTTTGCGGAGAATCATGCTCGTGACGACGGACGCGCATCACGTCTACGAGCCGCATGGCTTCCGGGCACCGGCGAATCCGGAGCGCTATATGGAGTTGCATAACCCCGACGTCTACAAGACAGCTTGA
- a CDS encoding nuclear transport factor 2 family protein, with protein MSHPNTELIQRFYTAFQQRDAETMVACYADDVVFSDPAFGELHGDEARDMWRMLVARAQDFSLTFEGVEADDRHGRAHWVASYLFSQTGRAVVNRIDARFVFRDGRIVEHRDSFDLWSWTRQALGLKGTLLGWSPLVQRAIRAQARKGLDLYRRRQRRA; from the coding sequence ATGAGCCATCCCAACACCGAACTGATCCAGCGTTTCTACACGGCGTTCCAGCAACGCGACGCCGAAACCATGGTGGCCTGTTATGCCGACGACGTCGTCTTCAGCGACCCGGCGTTCGGCGAGTTGCACGGCGACGAAGCGCGCGACATGTGGCGCATGCTGGTGGCGCGCGCGCAAGACTTCTCGCTGACGTTCGAAGGCGTCGAAGCGGACGACCGTCACGGCCGCGCGCACTGGGTGGCCAGTTACCTCTTCAGTCAGACGGGTCGTGCGGTGGTCAACCGCATCGACGCCCGGTTCGTGTTCCGCGACGGCCGTATCGTCGAACATCGCGACAGCTTCGATTTGTGGAGCTGGACCCGTCAGGCATTGGGCCTCAAGGGAACGCTGCTCGGCTGGTCGCCGCTCGTGCAGCGCGCCATCCGCGCCCAGGCGAGAAAGGGGCTCGACCTTTACCGGCGGCGGCAACGGCGCGCGTGA